A segment of the bacterium genome:
CGACCTGGCGGGCGAGATGGCGCCGATCGCCGAGGCGCTGACGCTGCTCGGCGAGCTGCACCGCGGCCGCAACCGGCGGCCGGTCGCCGACACCATCGCCCGCCTGCTCGACGCGACGCGCGCGCACGCCGGATTCGTCCTGCGCCCGTCCGGCGAGCAGGCGCTCGCCAACGTCCTGCACATCGCCGAGCTGGCGCGCACCTACGAGATCGATGGCGGAATCTCCTTCCGCGGCTTCGTCGAGCGCCTGCGGGAGGAGGCGGATCGCGCGCAGACGGCGGAAGCGCCGATCCTCGAGGAGGGCAGCGACGGCGTCCGCCTGATGACCGTGCATCGCGCCAAAGGGCTCGAGTTCCCGGTCGTCCTGCTGGCCGACATCACCTGCAAGCTGAGCGGACGGGCCGATCGCCACACCGACCCGGCGCGCGACCTGTGCGTGCTGAGCCTCGGCGGCTGGACGCCGGCCGAGCTCCTCCGGCACGACGCGATGGAGTCGGCGCGCGACGCGGCGGAGGCGATGCGCGTCGCCTACGTCGCGGCGACGCGGGCGCGCGACCTGCTGGTGGTCCCGGCCGTCGGCGACGCGCCCTTCGAGGCCGGCTGGGTGAGCGTCCTGAACGACGCGCTCTACCCCGACGACCGCCGCGCCGCCGAGCCGGCTCCCGGCTGTCCGGCGTTCGGGAACGACACGGTCCTCGAACGACCGCCCGAGCTCGACCCCGAACCCGACCCGGTGCGGCCGGGCCGGCACCGGCGCGAGGGCTACGACGTCGCCTGGTGGGACCCCGCCATCCTCACCCTGCAGGTCGCCGCCCGCTTCGGCATCCGTCAGGGGAAATTGCTGGACAAGGACGCGCCGGCGGAGGTCAGGGCCGCCGGCCGGCAGCGCTTCGCCGCCTGGCAGGCGGCGCGCGACGAGGCGACGGCGCGCGGCGCCGCGCCCTCCTGCGTGGTGCGCACCGCCACGGCGCGCGCCGCCGAGACGCTGGCGAGCCCGCCACCGGCGGTCGAGATCGCCGACGTGCCGCGCGCCGCCGGCCGCCCGTCGGGGCCGCGGTTCGGCGCCCTGGTGCACGCCGTGCTCGCCCTGGCGCCGCTCGACGCGACCGCCGACGCGATCGAACCCGTCGCCGCGGTGCAGGCGCGCATCCTCGCCGCCCCCGCCGAGGAGCAGGCGGCCGCGGTGGCGGCGGCGATCGCCGCGCTCGCCCATCCGCTGCTGCGCGCGGCGGCGGTGGCGCCGGTGCTGCGGCGCGAGACGCCGCTCAGCCTGGTCGACGACGACGGCACGCTGGTCGAGGGCGTCGTCGACCTGGCCTTTCGCGACGACGACGGCTGGACGGTCGTCGACTACAAGACCGACCAGGAGCTCGCCGCCCACGTCGACCTCTACCGTCGCCAGGTCGGCCTCTACGCCCGCGCGCTCGCCATCGCCACCGGCGCGCCGGCGCGCGCCGTCCTGCTGCGCGTCTGAGACGCGACGCCGGCGCGCGCCGCCGTTCGCCGGCGCTCACCCGGTCGGCGCCGGCAGGTGCGCCGCCGTCCAGGCGTCGATCACGGCGCCGAGGGTCGGCGAGCCGGCATCGCCCAGCTCGTAGCGCGCCCGCACGACCGGCGGGCGATCGAGCGCCAGCAACGCCGCGAGGTCGATCGGCGTCGCCGCGACGACGAGGTCGCAGGCGGCGGCGCGGATGCTGGCGCGCAGGGCGTCGAGCTGCGCCGCGCCGTAGCCGACCGCCGGCAGCACGCGGCCGATGTGGGGGTAGCGCGCGAACACCTCGCGCAGCGCCGGCGCCGCCGTCGGCCGCGGATCGACGATCGCCGCCGCGCCGGCGGCGGTGGCGGCGACGAAGCCGGCGCCGTAGGCCATGCCGCCGTGGGTCAGCGTCGGCCCGTCCTCGACCACCAGCACGCGCCGCCCGCGCACCAGCTCCGGGGCGTCGAGGCGCACCGGCGAGGCGGCGCGGACGATCGGCGCCGCGGCGTTGACGGCGCGCGCCTCGGCCTCGGCGCGCGCGACGTCGGCGGGAAGGGCGGCGTCGACCTTGGTGATCACCACCACGTCCGCCATGCGCAGCACCGCCTCTCCGGGATGGTAGGCGGCGGCCTGCCCCGGGCGCAGGGCGTCGACCAGCACCAGGTGCAGGTCGGGGCGCAGGAACGGGAAGTCGTTGTTGCCGCCGTCCCAGATCAGCACCTCCGCCTCGGCGGCGGCGCGGGCGACGATGGCGCGGGTGTCGATGCCGGCGTAGACCACGTTGCCGGCGGCGAGGTGCGGCTCGTATTCCTCGCGCTCCTCCACCGTGCACGCCGCCGCGTCGAGATCGGCCCGGCTGGCGAAGCGCTGCAGCGCCTGGCGCGCCAGGTCGCCGTACGGCATGGGGTGGCGCAGCACGGCGACGCGCCGGCCGGCGGCGCGCAGCCGCCGGCCCAGCCAGCGCGCCACCTGCGACTTGCCGCAGCCGGTGCGCACGGCCGAGACGGCGATCACCGGGCGCGGCGCTTCCACCATGGTGCGGGCGGGGCCGAGGAGGAGGAAGTCGGCGCCGACGGCGAGCGCCCGCGACGCGAGGTGCATGACGTGCGCGTGGGTGACGTCGCTGTAGGCGAAGACCACCTGATCGACCCGCCGCGTCCGGCACAGCGTTTCCAGCTCCGCCTCGTCCTCGATCGCGATCCCCTGCGGATAGCGCCGGCCCGTCAGCGCCGCCGGCAGCCGGCGGCCGGCGATGCCGGGGATCTGCGCCGCGGTGAAGCCGACCACCTCGACCGCCGGATCGTCGCGCAACGCCACCAGGAAGTTGTGGAAGTCGCGCCCGGCCGCGCCGAGGATCAGGACGCGCCGCGGTTCGCCCACCCCCCTCGCCTCCTCGCTCGGCCCCCGACGCTCACGCGCCCTCACCCGAGCGGCCGGGCCGAGGCTCCGTGTTCATCGGCGCCCATCCGTGTCCATCGGTGCCCATCCGTGTTCATCGGTGTTCCCAGGTCGCTCACTCCCCTCGCCTCCTCCTTCGGCCCCCGACGGTCACGCGCCCTCACCCGAGCGGCCGGGGCGAGGCTCCGTGTTCATCGGTGCCCATCCGTGTTCATCGGTGTTCCCAGGCCGCCCGCAGGGCGCGCTTGTCGACCTTGTACATCGCGTTGGTGGGCAGCGCGTCGACGATGGTCAGCCCGTCGGGGCGCTTGTAGCTGGCGAGCTCGCGCCCGACCCAGTCGCGCAGCTCCTCGAGCGACGGCGGCGCCGCCGGATCGGTGGCGACGACGAAGGCCCAGCCCTTCTGTCCCAGGACGTCGTCGGGCACGCCGACGACCGCCGCCTGCGCCACCTTCGGGTGCTGCTGCAGCACGTCCTCGACCTCGCCCGGATACACGTTGAAGGCGGCGCGGAAGTACATCTCCTTCTCGCGGCCGATCAGGTGCAGGTAGCCGTGCTCGTCGAGGAAGCCCATGTCCTCGGTGTAGAGCCAGCCCCGGTCATCGAGGGCGCGCGCCGTCTCCTCGGGACGCCGCCAGTAGCCGCGCATGCTCGCCGGCGACTTCACGGCGATGCGGCCCGGCTGGTTGGCGGGCAGCGGCCGGCGCTCGCCGTCGACGATCCGCAGCTCGATGCCCTGCGTCGGCCGGCCGACGGTCCCGGCACGCCGCTCCGGCGGATCGCTGGGCAGGGTGGCGCTGATGATCGCGGTCTCGGTGCACGAGTAGCCGGTGTAGACCTCGACGCCGAGCGTGGCGCGGATCTCGTCCACCAGATGGGGCGCCAGCGGCGCGCCGCCGAAGGTCACCTGCTTGATGAACGACCAGTCGCGGCCGGCGCGCTCCGGGGCGCGCATGAGCATCACCAGGACCGGCGGAAAGCCGCCCAGACGCGCCGGGCGCAGGCGCTGCAACTGGTCGAGGCACCAGCGGGCGTCGAAGCGCTCGTGCAGCACCAGGGTCGAGGCGAACGCGAGCTGGATGTGGACGCGCACCATGAAGCCGACGTGGGTGAGCGACATGCCCGGCCACAGGTTCGGCTCGCCCGGAGGGGGCGGCGCCGGCAGGCGGGTGGAGAAGAGCGTCGTCAACGCGATCATCGCCGCCGAGTCGTAGACCGCGCCCTTCGGCGTGCCGGTGGTGCCGCTGGTGTAGACGATGGCGATGGGATCGTCGCCGCGCACCGCCGCCTCGGCGGCCTCCAGGTCGCGCCCCTCGCCGGCGGCGAGCAGCGCCGCCAGGCCATCGTCGCCGGCGCTGGCGAAGCGCACGACGCGCTCGAGGCTGGGCGCGCCGCCGCGCACCGATTCGATCACGGCCGGGAAGTCGACGCCCTCGCCCTGCTCGACGGTGAGCACCAGGCGCGGATCGGCGTTGGCGAGAATCTCGCCGATCTCCTGCCGCCGGTAGCGGGTGCTGATGCCGGCGGTGATGGCGCCGATGCGCGCCGCGCCGAGGTAGCAGAAGAGATAATCGGGGGTCGGCGGCAGCAGCAGCACGACGCGATCGCCGCGCCGCACGCCGGCGGCCAGCAGACCGCGGGCGAAGCGATCCGCCGCCGCGTCCCACTCGGCATAGGTGTGGTCGCGGCCGTGGAAGTGGACGGCGGCGACGCCGGGATGCCGCTGGGCGGTGCGCCGCAGCTCGGCGGCGAGAGTGGGGGCGAACATTGGGAAGAACGACGTGAGCGGTGAGTGTCGATGGGTTGTGAGGCTGTTAGCTGTTAGCCCTGATGCGACAAAAGACTTGGTAGTGTCGGCTGATTGGTGGAAAAGCGAAAAGGCGTCATCATCCGGCGAGTTGTAACCCACAGCTCGCGCCCGCTGGCCAGAGCGGGTGCCGGAGGATGACGCCATGGGAAGCGATAGCAAGGGGACGAGACCGGGAGAAGCGTTCGGCCGCGATTCGATCGAGCAGGTGATGCGGGAGCGGATTCGGGAGACGATCGAGGTGTTGGTCGAGGAGGAGCTGGAAGCGGCGCTGGGCGCGGCGAAATCGGCGCGAGTGGGCGGCGAGCGAGTGGGCTATCGCCACGGCCGGCGGCCGCGGACGTTGAGCACCAGCTTGGGACCGACGACGTTCGCGCTGCCGCGTGCCCGGCTGCACGACGCCGCCGGCGAGGAGCGCGAGTGGCGCAGCGCGATGTTCGAGCGCTACGCGCGGCGCACGGCGCGGGTCGACGAGGGGCTGTTGGGGATCTACCTGAGCGGCACCAACACGCGGCGGCTGCGCGGGGCGCTGGCGCCGTTGCTGCGCGGCGCGCCGCTGGGCAAGGACGCGATCTCGCGCCTGGTCGGGCGGTTGCGCGAAGACTTCACCACGTGGAGCCAGCGGGACCTGGCGGCCGAGCAGATCCGCTACCTGTTTCTCGACGGCTGGTATCCGCGGGTCCGCATCGGCAAGAAGCGGGTACGGGTCCCGGTGCTGGTGACGCTGGGGACGTGCGCGGACGGGCGGCGGGTGCTGCTCGATCTGCGCGTGGCGGGCGAGGAGAGCACGGCCGCCTGGCAGGAGGTGTTGGAGGCGCTGCAGAAGCGCCAGCTGGGACGCCCGGTGTTGGCGGTGATCGACGGCAACCCCGGCCTGGAGGCGGCCCTGCAGGCGACCTGGCCGCAGCTCGACGTGCAGCGCTGCACCAATCACAAGCTCTGGAACCTGCTCGCCAAGGCCCCGGCGCACCTGCGCGAGGAGCTCGCGGAGGACTACCGCCGGATGATCTACGCCGCGACGGCGGCCGACGTGGAGAAGGCGCGCGTGGCGTTCAGCCGCAAGTGGAAGCTGCGCTGCAAGGCGGCGTGGAGCAGCTTCGAGGAGGCGGGGGATCGCCTCTTCACCTTCCTGCGCTATCCCGTGGCGCAGTGGAAGGCGCTGCGCACCACCAACGCGCTGGAGCGCATCAACGAGGAGTTCCGCCGCCGCACCAAGACCCAGGCGAGCCTGCCGAGCGAGGATGCCGTCCTGCTGCTGCTCTTCGGCCTGATCCGCAGCGGGCAGATCACCTTGCGGCGCATGGTCGGCTGGCAGGAGATGCCGGCGGTTACCCAACGGAGCAACGCGGCCTGACCGCATAGAGTCCATTACTGGTTACGCTGCCGGATGCGAGGCGCGACTCTTTTCCACCACTTGACCGACACCACCAAAGACTTTCACCACGGAGGCACGGAGACACGGAGAGTACTGATCTCGAAGCTCAGCGTTCATCCCAAAGTTCATCAGAAATGGAGTGAGAAGAGGCCCCGCGCCTTCGCTATGGCACCGAGCCCTCCGTGTCTCCGTGCCTCCGTGGTGAAAGGTGTTCGTCACAACAGGGTTAGAGCTGTTCGGGGCGGAATTCTCAGGCCCTGACAGCCAACAGCCTGACAGCCTAACAGCCTCACGGGGCACGCGCGGAGCCCGCTGCGGCGATCGGCGGCTCACGCGCGTCTCCGGCGCCACTTCGGCAGCGTGATCTCCTCGGTCACGTCGTCGAACCAGACCTCCACCGGGATGCCGGCGGCGAGATCCTCGTTGGCGATGTCGGAGACGGCGCCCACCAGGCGCAGGCCCGGATCGTCGTCGAGCTGGACGAGCACCACCGCGTACGGCGCCTCGGCGGCGAAGGCGGGGAGGACCGGCGGATGGACGATGATCCAACTGTAGATGGTGCCGGTGCCGGACATCGCCACCCACTCGTCGCGCTGCGAGTTGCACGCCGGGCACATCGGCCGCGGCGGGAAGCGGACCTGGTGGCAATCGGCGCAGCGCTGCATGCGCAGCTCGCGCTGCTTCGCCCACTGCCAGTAGGGCGCGCTGTCGGCATCGGGATACGGGAGCGGCTTCGCGTAGTCGGTCATGGTCGTCCCCAGCGCTGGCGGCTGACGGCGCTCAGCGTCGCAACAGCACCGCGCCGTTCGGCACCCCGGCGCCGCTGGTCACCAGCACCGCCTCGCAGTCCGGCACCTGGTTGATCGCGCTGCCGCGCAACTGCCGCACGGCCTCGCAGATGAGATTGAAGCCGTGCACGTAGGCCTCGGAGAGCGAGCCGCCGGAGGTGTTGGTCGGCAGGCGGCCGCGCGGCCATTCGAGGTTGCCGGCGAGCGCGAACTCGCCCGCCTCGCCCGGCTTCACGAAGCCGAACTCCTCGAGGGAGACGAGGATGAGCGGCGTGAAGGCGTCGTAGAGCTGGGCGCAGCGCAGGTCGGCCGCCTGGATGTCGGAGCGGCGCCAGAGATCGCGCGCCACGTAGGCGTTGGCGGTCGAGAGGAAATCGCGCTTGTAATAGTTGGTCATGATCGAGGCGTTCGGACCCATGCCCTGCGCCGCGGCGTGGATGTAGGCGGGGCGCTGGCGCAGATCGCGGGCGCGCTCGGCGGAGGTGATGACGCAGGCGAGCGAACCGTCGGACTCGAGGCAGCAGTCGAACAGGCACATCGGGTCGGCGATCATGCGCGCCGCCAGGTACTCGTCCATGGTCAGCGGCTTGCGCATCAGCGCCATGGGATTGCGCTCGGCGTGCTTGCGGACGGCGATGGCGGCGGCGCCGAAGTGCTCGCGGCGGACGCCGGCCTCGACCATCATGCGGCGGGCGATGATACCGATCTGGTCGACCGGCCGCACCAGGCCGTACGGCGACGAGAACTGCCAGTCGCCCTCGACCCAGTTGCCGGTCCTCGCCCACGGCCGGCCGCCGGAGCCGCGGTTGCGGCTGCGCAGACAGACGACGACGTCGGCCATGCCGGTGGCCACCGCCGTCGCGGCGTGCAACAGCGTGCCGCAGCCGGCGCCGCCGCC
Coding sequences within it:
- a CDS encoding acyl--CoA ligase — protein: MFAPTLAAELRRTAQRHPGVAAVHFHGRDHTYAEWDAAADRFARGLLAAGVRRGDRVVLLLPPTPDYLFCYLGAARIGAITAGISTRYRRQEIGEILANADPRLVLTVEQGEGVDFPAVIESVRGGAPSLERVVRFASAGDDGLAALLAAGEGRDLEAAEAAVRGDDPIAIVYTSGTTGTPKGAVYDSAAMIALTTLFSTRLPAPPPPGEPNLWPGMSLTHVGFMVRVHIQLAFASTLVLHERFDARWCLDQLQRLRPARLGGFPPVLVMLMRAPERAGRDWSFIKQVTFGGAPLAPHLVDEIRATLGVEVYTGYSCTETAIISATLPSDPPERRAGTVGRPTQGIELRIVDGERRPLPANQPGRIAVKSPASMRGYWRRPEETARALDDRGWLYTEDMGFLDEHGYLHLIGREKEMYFRAAFNVYPGEVEDVLQQHPKVAQAAVVGVPDDVLGQKGWAFVVATDPAAPPSLEELRDWVGRELASYKRPDGLTIVDALPTNAMYKVDKRALRAAWEHR
- a CDS encoding lipid-transfer protein; its protein translation is MTDLFKDRTAIVGIGLTPFAKKRDRSELDAGCEAIKLALDDAGLSPRDVDGMVRYEIESNTQEKYARALGIENLRFYGSVEYGGGAGCGTLLHAATAVATGMADVVVCLRSRNRGSGGRPWARTGNWVEGDWQFSSPYGLVRPVDQIGIIARRMMVEAGVRREHFGAAAIAVRKHAERNPMALMRKPLTMDEYLAARMIADPMCLFDCCLESDGSLACVITSAERARDLRQRPAYIHAAAQGMGPNASIMTNYYKRDFLSTANAYVARDLWRRSDIQAADLRCAQLYDAFTPLILVSLEEFGFVKPGEAGEFALAGNLEWPRGRLPTNTSGGSLSEAYVHGFNLICEAVRQLRGSAINQVPDCEAVLVTSGAGVPNGAVLLRR
- a CDS encoding IS256 family transposase; translation: MGSDSKGTRPGEAFGRDSIEQVMRERIRETIEVLVEEELEAALGAAKSARVGGERVGYRHGRRPRTLSTSLGPTTFALPRARLHDAAGEEREWRSAMFERYARRTARVDEGLLGIYLSGTNTRRLRGALAPLLRGAPLGKDAISRLVGRLREDFTTWSQRDLAAEQIRYLFLDGWYPRVRIGKKRVRVPVLVTLGTCADGRRVLLDLRVAGEESTAAWQEVLEALQKRQLGRPVLAVIDGNPGLEAALQATWPQLDVQRCTNHKLWNLLAKAPAHLREELAEDYRRMIYAATAADVEKARVAFSRKWKLRCKAAWSSFEEAGDRLFTFLRYPVAQWKALRTTNALERINEEFRRRTKTQASLPSEDAVLLLLFGLIRSGQITLRRMVGWQEMPAVTQRSNAA
- a CDS encoding GTPase: MGEPRRVLILGAAGRDFHNFLVALRDDPAVEVVGFTAAQIPGIAGRRLPAALTGRRYPQGIAIEDEAELETLCRTRRVDQVVFAYSDVTHAHVMHLASRALAVGADFLLLGPARTMVEAPRPVIAVSAVRTGCGKSQVARWLGRRLRAAGRRVAVLRHPMPYGDLARQALQRFASRADLDAAACTVEEREEYEPHLAAGNVVYAGIDTRAIVARAAAEAEVLIWDGGNNDFPFLRPDLHLVLVDALRPGQAAAYHPGEAVLRMADVVVITKVDAALPADVARAEAEARAVNAAAPIVRAASPVRLDAPELVRGRRVLVVEDGPTLTHGGMAYGAGFVAATAAGAAAIVDPRPTAAPALREVFARYPHIGRVLPAVGYGAAQLDALRASIRAAACDLVVAATPIDLAALLALDRPPVVRARYELGDAGSPTLGAVIDAWTAAHLPAPTG
- a CDS encoding OB-fold domain-containing protein is translated as MTDYAKPLPYPDADSAPYWQWAKQRELRMQRCADCHQVRFPPRPMCPACNSQRDEWVAMSGTGTIYSWIIVHPPVLPAFAAEAPYAVVLVQLDDDPGLRLVGAVSDIANEDLAAGIPVEVWFDDVTEEITLPKWRRRRA